A portion of the Gigantopelta aegis isolate Gae_Host chromosome 10, Gae_host_genome, whole genome shotgun sequence genome contains these proteins:
- the LOC121382776 gene encoding AP-3 complex subunit mu-1-like isoform X1 — MIHSLFIINNTGDVFMEKHWKSVVHKSICDYFFETQSKFSSFEDVPPVISTPHHYLINIYRNNLYFVAVVTTEVPPLFVIEFLHRICDTFEDYFTECTESQLKEHYVIVYELLDEMLDNGFPLAVESNVLKELIKPPTFLRTITDTVMGKSTSVSGILPTGQLSNVPWRRTGVKYTNNEAYFDVIEEIDAIIDKSGSTVICEIQGYVDCLIKLSGMPDLTLSFINPRLLDDCSFHPCVRFKRWENERILSFVPPDGHFRLMSYHIGTQNMVAVPVYLRHTILFREGSSGRFDVTIGPKQTMGKAVENVVLEVPFPKSVLNVTLTPSQGKYSFDPVTKLMSWDVGKIDPTKLPNIKGNIILQTGAPIPESNPVCTVMFSISQLAVSGLKVNRLDMYGENNDKKYKPFKGVKYMTKAGKFQVRT; from the exons ggATGTTTTTATGGAAAAACATTGGAAAAGTGTTGTGCACAAGTCCATATGTGATTACTTTTTTGAAACACAGAGCAAG ttttCTTCCTTTGAAGATGTACCACCTGTGATATCCACACCTCACCATTATCTCATCAACATTTATAGAAATAATCTCTactttgttgctgttgttaccACTGAAG TTCCCCCACTGTTTGTGATTGAGTTCCTGCACAGAATTTGTGACACGTTTGAAGACTATTTCACTGAGTGCACAGAATCACAACTCAAAGAACATTATGTCATTGTATATGAG ctTTTAGATGAAATGCTGGACAATGGTTTCCCACTTGCAGTTGAATCTAACGTGTTGAAAGAATTGATCAAGCCACCCACATTCCTCAGAACCATCACAGACACAGTCATGGGAAAATCAACCAG TGTGAGTGGTATCCTTCCCACGGGACAGTTATCCAATGTTCCCTGGCGTCGAACTGGTGTCAAGTACACAAATAACGAGGCTTATTTTGATGTCATTGAGGAGATTGATGCCATTATTGACAAGTCAGGATCAACAGTTATATGTGAAATTCAAGGTTAT GTGGATTGTTTGATTAAACTGAGTGGAATGCCTGATTTGACTCTGTCTTTCATTAACCCACGACTCCTCGACGATTGCAGTTTTCATCCATGTGTTAGATTCAAGAGATGGGAG AATGAACGCATCCTGTCATTTGTGCCCCCTGATGGTCATTTTAGGCTGATGTCGTATCATATAGGAACTCAGAA tATGGTTGCCGTCCCAGTCTACCTTCGACACACTATCTTATTTAGAGAGGGCAGTTCTGGCAGATTTGATGTGACCATAGgaccaaaacaaacaatgggAAAAGCT GTAGAAAATGTTGTGCTAGAAGTTCCCTTTCCAAAATCTGTGTTAAATGTGACACTAACACCATCACAAGGAAAATACTCATTCGACCCAGTCACCAAATTGATGTCCTGGGATGTGGGAAAGATTGATCCAACAAAACTTCCAAACATCAAAGGAAAT ATTATACTACAGACCGGAGCACCTATTCCAGAATCTAATCCCGTTTGTACG GTTATGTTCTCAATAAGTCAGCTGGCTGTCTCTGGATTGAAAGTCAACAGACTTGATATGTACGGGGAG AATAATGACAAA
- the LOC121382776 gene encoding AP-3 complex subunit mu-1-like isoform X2, which produces MIHSLFIINNTGDVFMEKHWKSVVHKSICDYFFETQSKFSSFEDVPPVISTPHHYLINIYRNNLYFVAVVTTEVPPLFVIEFLHRICDTFEDYFTECTESQLKEHYVIVYELLDEMLDNGFPLAVESNVLKELIKPPTFLRTITDTVMGKSTSVSGILPTGQLSNVPWRRTGVKYTNNEAYFDVIEEIDAIIDKSGSTVICEIQGYVDCLIKLSGMPDLTLSFINPRLLDDCSFHPCVRFKRWENERILSFVPPDGHFRLMSYHIGTQNMVAVPVYLRHTILFREGSSGRFDVTIGPKQTMGKAVENVVLEVPFPKSVLNVTLTPSQGKYSFDPVTKLMSWDVGKIDPTKLPNIKGNIILQTGAPIPESNPVCTVMFSISQLAVSGLKVNRLDMYGEKYKPFKGVKYMTKAGKFQVRT; this is translated from the exons ggATGTTTTTATGGAAAAACATTGGAAAAGTGTTGTGCACAAGTCCATATGTGATTACTTTTTTGAAACACAGAGCAAG ttttCTTCCTTTGAAGATGTACCACCTGTGATATCCACACCTCACCATTATCTCATCAACATTTATAGAAATAATCTCTactttgttgctgttgttaccACTGAAG TTCCCCCACTGTTTGTGATTGAGTTCCTGCACAGAATTTGTGACACGTTTGAAGACTATTTCACTGAGTGCACAGAATCACAACTCAAAGAACATTATGTCATTGTATATGAG ctTTTAGATGAAATGCTGGACAATGGTTTCCCACTTGCAGTTGAATCTAACGTGTTGAAAGAATTGATCAAGCCACCCACATTCCTCAGAACCATCACAGACACAGTCATGGGAAAATCAACCAG TGTGAGTGGTATCCTTCCCACGGGACAGTTATCCAATGTTCCCTGGCGTCGAACTGGTGTCAAGTACACAAATAACGAGGCTTATTTTGATGTCATTGAGGAGATTGATGCCATTATTGACAAGTCAGGATCAACAGTTATATGTGAAATTCAAGGTTAT GTGGATTGTTTGATTAAACTGAGTGGAATGCCTGATTTGACTCTGTCTTTCATTAACCCACGACTCCTCGACGATTGCAGTTTTCATCCATGTGTTAGATTCAAGAGATGGGAG AATGAACGCATCCTGTCATTTGTGCCCCCTGATGGTCATTTTAGGCTGATGTCGTATCATATAGGAACTCAGAA tATGGTTGCCGTCCCAGTCTACCTTCGACACACTATCTTATTTAGAGAGGGCAGTTCTGGCAGATTTGATGTGACCATAGgaccaaaacaaacaatgggAAAAGCT GTAGAAAATGTTGTGCTAGAAGTTCCCTTTCCAAAATCTGTGTTAAATGTGACACTAACACCATCACAAGGAAAATACTCATTCGACCCAGTCACCAAATTGATGTCCTGGGATGTGGGAAAGATTGATCCAACAAAACTTCCAAACATCAAAGGAAAT ATTATACTACAGACCGGAGCACCTATTCCAGAATCTAATCCCGTTTGTACG GTTATGTTCTCAATAAGTCAGCTGGCTGTCTCTGGATTGAAAGTCAACAGACTTGATATGTACGGGGAG